A DNA window from Hymenobacter aquaticus contains the following coding sequences:
- a CDS encoding family 1 glycosylhydrolase: MAANKFMFATGIENSYPTILLPNGQEKRVDELEKAKHYDNWRRDFELVKEMGLEFLRYGPPYYKTHLGPDKYDWEFTDLTFGALREMDITPIVDLCHFGVPDWIGNFQNPDFPRLFADYCRAFATRFPYIQFYTPINEIYIAAFFSAQMGWWNERKASDRDFVTTLKNICKANVMGMQAILEVQPEATFIQSESAEYYHPECPDMFDKAQFMNEKRFLSLDLTYGYPVSVTMYEYLLDNGMTRDEYHWFGQSDIKARCIMGNDYYETNEHLVKLDGSIVPSGDVFGYYVVTKQYFDRYHLPVMHTETNIAEPRAVEWLWRQWANAHRLKQDGVPLVGFTWYSLIDQVDWDTALREDNNRINPLGLYDMDRNIRPVGRAYKKLVTQWKDVLERESYGIHLNY; encoded by the coding sequence ATGGCCGCCAATAAATTCATGTTCGCCACCGGCATCGAAAACAGCTACCCCACCATTCTGCTGCCCAATGGCCAGGAAAAGCGGGTCGATGAGCTGGAAAAAGCCAAGCACTACGACAACTGGCGGCGCGACTTTGAGCTGGTGAAGGAAATGGGCCTGGAGTTTCTGCGCTACGGCCCGCCCTACTACAAAACCCACCTCGGCCCCGACAAATACGACTGGGAGTTTACCGACCTGACGTTCGGAGCCCTGCGCGAGATGGATATCACGCCCATCGTGGATTTGTGCCACTTCGGGGTGCCCGACTGGATTGGCAACTTCCAGAACCCGGACTTCCCGCGCCTGTTCGCCGACTACTGCCGGGCCTTTGCCACGCGCTTTCCCTACATTCAGTTCTACACGCCCATCAACGAAATCTACATTGCGGCCTTCTTTTCGGCCCAGATGGGCTGGTGGAACGAGCGCAAAGCCTCGGACCGCGACTTTGTCACGACGCTCAAAAACATCTGCAAGGCCAACGTCATGGGCATGCAGGCCATTCTGGAGGTGCAGCCCGAAGCCACGTTTATCCAGAGCGAAAGCGCCGAATATTACCATCCCGAGTGCCCGGATATGTTCGATAAAGCGCAGTTCATGAACGAGAAGCGCTTCCTGTCGCTCGACCTGACCTACGGCTACCCCGTGTCGGTGACGATGTATGAGTATTTGCTCGACAACGGCATGACCCGCGACGAATACCACTGGTTTGGCCAGTCCGACATCAAGGCCCGCTGCATTATGGGCAACGACTACTACGAAACCAACGAGCACCTCGTCAAGCTCGACGGCAGCATTGTGCCCAGCGGCGACGTATTCGGCTATTACGTCGTTACCAAGCAGTATTTCGACCGCTACCACCTGCCCGTGATGCACACCGAAACCAACATTGCCGAGCCCCGGGCCGTGGAGTGGCTCTGGCGGCAGTGGGCCAACGCGCACCGGCTCAAGCAGGACGGCGTGCCCCTGGTGGGCTTCACCTGGTACTCGCTTATCGACCAAGTCGACTGGGATACGGCCCTGCGCGAAGACAACAACCGCATCAACCCCCTGGGCCTCTACGATATGGACCGCAACATCCGCCCCGTGGGCCGGGCCTACAAAAAGCTGGTCACGCAGTGGAAAGACGTCCTGGAGCGGGAGAGCTACGGCATTCACCTGAATTATTAA
- the metK gene encoding methionine adenosyltransferase produces MPYLFTSESVSEGHPDKVADQISDAILDEYLRQDPASKVACETLVTTDFALVAGEIKSKAHVEAEPIIRGVISRIGYNKPEYLFNADTCEVMNRLHEQSPDINQGVERASDEEQGAGDQGMMFGYATKETANYMPLALDLSHRLLDELAKIRKAGQEMTYLRPDAKSQVTIRYADDNTPEAIDTIVVSTQHDEFDESEEVMLARIKEDIINILVPRVKAGLDTATQSLFTDQITYHINPTGKFVIGGPHGDSGLTGRKIIVDTYGGKGAHGGGAFSGKDSSKVDRSAAYATRHIAKNLVASGVADQALVQVAYAIGVAQPVGLYVTTYGTTKATGANGALLTDGEIAEKVGKLFDMRPYAIVQRFGLRNPIFAESAAYGHMGRPPGTKEVKMTSGETKTFETFTWEKLDYVDKIKAEFGL; encoded by the coding sequence ATGCCGTATCTATTTACCTCCGAATCCGTTTCGGAAGGCCACCCCGATAAAGTAGCCGACCAAATTTCCGACGCCATCCTCGACGAATACCTGCGGCAGGACCCGGCTTCCAAAGTTGCCTGCGAGACGCTCGTAACCACTGACTTCGCGCTGGTGGCCGGTGAAATCAAATCGAAGGCCCACGTGGAGGCCGAGCCCATCATTCGGGGCGTTATCAGCCGCATCGGCTATAACAAGCCCGAATACCTGTTCAACGCCGACACCTGCGAGGTGATGAACCGCCTGCACGAGCAGTCGCCCGACATCAACCAGGGTGTGGAGCGCGCCAGCGACGAAGAGCAGGGCGCTGGCGACCAGGGCATGATGTTCGGCTACGCCACCAAGGAAACGGCCAACTACATGCCCCTGGCCCTCGACCTGTCGCACCGCCTGCTCGACGAGCTGGCCAAGATCCGCAAGGCCGGCCAGGAAATGACTTACCTGCGTCCCGACGCTAAAAGCCAGGTGACCATTCGCTACGCCGACGACAACACGCCCGAGGCCATCGACACCATCGTGGTCAGCACCCAGCACGACGAGTTCGACGAGTCGGAGGAAGTGATGCTGGCCCGCATCAAGGAGGATATCATCAACATCCTGGTGCCCCGGGTGAAAGCCGGCCTCGATACCGCCACCCAAAGCCTGTTCACCGACCAGATTACCTACCACATCAACCCGACTGGCAAGTTCGTCATCGGTGGCCCCCACGGCGACTCCGGCCTCACCGGCCGTAAGATCATCGTGGATACCTACGGCGGCAAGGGCGCCCACGGCGGTGGTGCCTTCTCCGGCAAGGACTCTTCGAAGGTAGACCGCTCGGCCGCTTACGCCACGCGCCACATTGCCAAAAACCTGGTGGCCTCCGGCGTGGCCGACCAGGCACTGGTGCAGGTCGCCTACGCCATCGGCGTGGCCCAGCCCGTGGGCCTCTACGTGACTACCTACGGCACCACGAAAGCCACAGGCGCCAACGGTGCCCTGCTCACCGACGGCGAAATTGCCGAGAAAGTAGGCAAGCTGTTCGATATGCGCCCCTACGCCATTGTACAGCGCTTCGGTCTGCGCAACCCCATCTTCGCCGAGTCGGCTGCTTATGGCCACATGGGCCGCCCCCCGGGCACCAAGGAAGTGAAGATGACCTCGGGCGAAACCAAGACGTTCGAAACCTTCACCTGGGAAAAGCTCGACTACGTCGACAAGATCAAGGCCGAGTTCGGCCTGTAG
- the hpf gene encoding ribosome hibernation-promoting factor, HPF/YfiA family, translated as MKVQMHSVHFDADQKLLDFIQKRLDKLETFYDRVTEGEVILKLNNKDGIDNKTVEIKLLVPGTTLFSQEDAPSFEAAADAATDSLRRQITKHKEKVTSH; from the coding sequence ATGAAAGTACAGATGCATTCGGTACACTTCGATGCCGACCAGAAATTGCTCGATTTCATCCAGAAACGCCTCGATAAGCTTGAAACTTTCTATGACCGGGTCACGGAAGGCGAGGTAATTCTGAAGCTCAATAACAAGGACGGTATTGACAACAAGACTGTCGAAATCAAATTGCTAGTTCCGGGTACCACCCTGTTCAGCCAGGAAGACGCTCCGTCCTTCGAAGCCGCTGCCGACGCGGCCACCGACAGCCTGCGGCGTCAGATTACCAAACACAAAGAAAAAGTAACCAGCCACTAG
- a CDS encoding tyrosine-type recombinase/integrase produces MELFFDYLRFERRYSPHTVLSYQTDLRQFATYLKATYELEQPEQADHTLIRSWVVTLMQQQMDPRTVNRKIACLRSYYKFLLRTNVIGKNPMLRIKSPKVAKKLPDFVPEDSLNGLLNSFEFPPTFLGSRDQLVLELLYGTGIRLSELIGIRHEDLNLSGKTVRVTGKGNKQRIVPLNPSLLIVLERYIAQKQVEFGAADNARGPLLVTEKLEPLYEKLVYRTVKHYLSQITTASSQQHPHVLRHSFATHLLSKGADLNAIKELLGHANLAATQVYTHLSIDKLKSVFEKAHPKA; encoded by the coding sequence ATGGAATTATTTTTTGATTATCTCCGGTTCGAGCGGCGCTACAGTCCCCACACGGTATTGTCGTACCAGACGGACCTACGCCAGTTTGCGACCTACCTCAAGGCCACCTACGAGCTCGAGCAACCCGAGCAGGCCGACCACACCCTGATTCGCTCCTGGGTGGTGACGCTGATGCAGCAGCAGATGGACCCGCGGACCGTGAACCGCAAGATTGCCTGCCTGCGCTCCTACTACAAGTTCCTGCTGCGCACCAACGTTATCGGCAAAAATCCGATGCTGCGCATTAAGTCGCCGAAGGTGGCCAAGAAGCTGCCCGACTTCGTGCCCGAGGACTCGCTCAACGGCCTGCTCAACTCCTTCGAGTTTCCGCCAACCTTCCTGGGCTCCCGCGACCAGCTCGTGCTGGAGCTGCTCTACGGCACCGGTATCCGCCTTTCCGAGCTTATCGGCATCCGGCACGAAGACCTCAACCTGAGCGGTAAAACGGTGCGCGTAACGGGCAAAGGCAACAAGCAGCGCATCGTGCCGCTGAACCCCAGCCTGCTTATAGTGCTGGAACGCTATATAGCGCAGAAGCAGGTCGAATTTGGCGCGGCCGACAACGCCCGCGGGCCCCTACTCGTTACGGAGAAGCTAGAGCCCCTTTACGAAAAGCTTGTGTATCGTACCGTGAAGCACTATTTAAGTCAGATAACGACGGCCTCCTCGCAGCAGCACCCCCACGTGCTCCGGCACTCCTTTGCCACGCACCTGCTCAGCAAAGGCGCCGACCTGAACGCCATTAAGGAGCTGCTGGGGCACGCCAATCTGGCCGCTACCCAGGTGTACACGCACTTATCAATCGACAAGCTTAAGTCCGTATTTGAAAAGGCTCATCCGAAAGCCTAG
- the rpsU gene encoding 30S ribosomal protein S21, whose translation MIIVQIKDNESVDRALKRFKKKFERTGVLKELRRRTFFQKPSVTKRKQKEKAVYKQTMYATDNY comes from the coding sequence ATGATCATCGTCCAGATTAAGGATAACGAGTCTGTTGACCGTGCCTTGAAGCGTTTTAAGAAGAAGTTTGAGCGCACCGGCGTTCTGAAGGAGCTGCGTCGTCGGACGTTCTTCCAGAAGCCTTCCGTTACCAAGCGTAAGCAGAAGGAGAAGGCCGTGTACAAGCAGACGATGTACGCCACCGACAACTACTAG
- a CDS encoding acyl-CoA dehydrogenase family protein: MELVATENQTMIAQMVRDFGATHIKPDMMKWDESQEFPVDVFKKLGELGLMGVLVPQEYGGAGFGYVEYVTAIAELAKIDGSIGLSMAAHNSLCTGHILQFGSEEQKHKWLPKLASAEWIGAWGLTEPNTGSDAGNMRTVAVEDGDYYVLNGAKNFITHGKSSNIAVVIARTGEVGDSHGMTAFVIEKPTEGFTHGLKADKLGMRASETTELIFTDCRVPKANILGKVGEGFIQSMKVLDGGRISIAALSLGIAQGAFEAALRYSQERHQFNQPISNFQGISFKLADMATEIEAASLLTYRAADMKDRGLNVNQESAMAKLYASEVCVRCANEGVQIFGGYGYTKDYPAEKYYRDSKLCTIGEGTSEIQKLVIARTLLK, from the coding sequence ATGGAACTTGTAGCCACCGAAAATCAAACAATGATTGCCCAGATGGTGCGCGACTTTGGCGCGACCCACATCAAACCCGATATGATGAAGTGGGACGAAAGCCAGGAGTTCCCCGTCGACGTGTTCAAGAAGCTGGGGGAGCTGGGCCTGATGGGCGTTTTGGTGCCCCAGGAATACGGCGGCGCCGGTTTCGGCTACGTCGAGTACGTAACCGCCATTGCCGAGCTGGCCAAGATTGACGGCAGCATCGGCTTGAGCATGGCGGCCCACAACTCGCTCTGCACCGGCCACATTCTGCAGTTTGGCTCCGAGGAGCAGAAGCACAAGTGGCTGCCCAAGCTGGCCTCGGCCGAGTGGATCGGCGCCTGGGGCCTGACCGAGCCCAACACCGGCTCGGACGCCGGCAACATGCGCACGGTGGCCGTGGAAGACGGTGACTACTACGTATTGAACGGCGCCAAAAACTTTATTACCCACGGCAAAAGCAGCAACATTGCCGTTGTCATTGCCCGCACGGGCGAAGTCGGCGACTCGCACGGCATGACGGCCTTCGTGATTGAGAAGCCCACCGAAGGCTTCACCCACGGCCTGAAAGCCGACAAGCTGGGCATGCGCGCCTCCGAAACCACCGAGTTGATCTTCACCGACTGCCGCGTACCAAAGGCCAACATCCTGGGCAAAGTCGGCGAAGGCTTCATCCAGTCGATGAAGGTGCTCGACGGCGGCCGGATTTCCATTGCGGCTCTGTCGCTGGGTATTGCCCAGGGCGCATTCGAGGCCGCGCTGCGCTACTCGCAGGAGCGCCACCAGTTCAACCAGCCGATTTCCAACTTCCAGGGTATTTCTTTTAAGCTGGCCGACATGGCCACCGAAATCGAAGCGGCCTCGCTGCTCACCTACCGCGCCGCCGACATGAAGGACCGCGGCCTGAACGTCAACCAGGAGTCGGCCATGGCCAAGCTCTACGCCTCGGAAGTGTGCGTGCGCTGCGCCAACGAGGGCGTGCAGATCTTCGGGGGCTACGGCTATACCAAAGACTACCCCGCCGAGAAGTACTACCGCGACTCCAAGCTATGCACCATTGGCGAAGGAACTTCCGAGATTCAGAAGCTCGTAATTGCCCGCACGCTGCTAAAGTAA
- a CDS encoding polysaccharide biosynthesis/export family protein, which produces MQQTALHRLLRLWLLCVPFAVLFSSCTTGRYYRQNIMFRTPTGEGVDTMKLRTLVGRTTRNYMIQPNDYLDVRVYTNKGERILDPNGELQFGSPGGTGVQGGSSTSRVGQTISGARGGGANRGGSQGVGQVAGTSEFLVQATGYVNLPMVNMVKVSGLTLLEADSLLKTKYDVFYKDSYVATRVTNNRIVVLGAPGGQVIPMFNDNMNLLEVLASAGGLEGGGIGGGGGGGGGSGRGRAYNIRLIRGDLRNPQVQVIDLSTIEGMRRANLQVEPGDVVYIEPVRRPFFEALSDAGSVFGLIGGLAGILTTYILVKDLISK; this is translated from the coding sequence ATGCAACAAACCGCTCTTCACCGCCTTCTGCGCCTCTGGCTGCTGTGCGTGCCCTTCGCCGTACTATTTTCTTCCTGTACGACCGGCCGTTACTACCGGCAAAACATCATGTTCCGCACGCCGACCGGGGAGGGAGTTGACACCATGAAGCTGCGTACCCTGGTGGGGCGCACGACCCGCAACTACATGATTCAGCCGAACGACTACCTGGACGTGCGGGTGTATACCAACAAAGGGGAGCGGATTCTGGACCCCAACGGCGAATTGCAGTTCGGCTCGCCGGGCGGCACCGGCGTGCAGGGCGGCAGCAGCACCAGCCGCGTCGGGCAGACGATATCGGGAGCCCGGGGCGGCGGCGCCAACCGGGGCGGCAGCCAGGGCGTGGGCCAGGTAGCCGGTACCAGCGAGTTTCTGGTGCAGGCCACGGGCTACGTCAACCTGCCGATGGTGAACATGGTGAAGGTGAGCGGCCTGACGCTGCTCGAAGCCGACAGCCTGCTCAAAACCAAGTACGACGTCTTCTACAAGGATTCCTACGTGGCCACGCGCGTGACCAACAACCGCATCGTGGTGCTGGGCGCGCCCGGCGGGCAGGTAATTCCGATGTTCAACGACAACATGAACCTGCTGGAGGTGCTGGCCTCGGCCGGCGGCCTCGAAGGCGGCGGTATTGGCGGTGGCGGCGGTGGGGGTGGGGGTAGCGGCCGGGGCCGGGCGTATAATATCCGCCTGATTCGCGGCGACCTGCGGAACCCCCAGGTGCAGGTTATCGACCTTTCCACCATCGAGGGCATGCGCCGGGCCAATCTGCAGGTCGAGCCCGGCGACGTGGTGTACATCGAGCCGGTGCGCCGCCCGTTCTTTGAGGCACTTTCTGATGCCGGATCCGTGTTTGGCCTGATTGGAGGCCTGGCCGGTATCCTGACCACTTACATCTTGGTAAAAGATCTTATTAGTAAGTAG
- a CDS encoding polysaccharide biosynthesis tyrosine autokinase: MAVNENAELEELIRSAGGAEPTAEDEDGGLDIATLLLVARRSLLWIILLIALGLSASWLMLRYTKPVFKSSSLLKIDEKTEAGALGLDGPLAQAVGSSSLNKLSGEVELIKSNIIYQRLKDSLELNVNYYVEGTVLENELYGVSPFKVAYIIKDPNFYNSKFNLNFTGPQQFRLSYMYQGQEKTGDYTIGQPVVVPGLELRITTTDLMNQEARDKNYHFVINDDGAVNAYLNTNLSVDIVNPDANTIQISFTDFNPAKARDIVNKIDTVYLQEKLAKKQEATAQTLQFLEKTLAENQQKLQGAEANLQAFVQQNKTYDVKGEVSVITDKLAKQEEERLELEEKARLLGEITNLVEQGRLTESEDATLEQSIPGISAIEDNQLTSQLTELNSLQWNLRRLLRSYNETTEAVKQQQAALAYVKNNIRRLLQQNRRLLQAQIRTMNQQRDQLNAELQTLPQKETELARLKRPFELYEKSYLMLMDKKVEFSIAKAGTTPDFQILSPASMPGAPISPVRMMIYAIGLAGGIALGLALVAVRYFMHNTVTNVRELERSTSASVLGVIPTYDKEKMTVSKLVVDKNPKSAISESIRSIRTNLDFISSAKKKRLISVTSTISGEGKTFVTVNLGGIIALSEQRVVILDLDMRKPKVNLAFGAENVKGISTILIEKHTILECVQHTNIPTLDFISAGPTPPNPSELILSSKFDEMLQELYQHYDVILIDTPPVGLVTDGILIMRKADIPIYIVRANYSKKTFLKNINKLIRANNFTRLCAILNDSTASGLYGYGYGYGYGYGYGYGQGYYEETRPVTGVLTRLRKRFL, encoded by the coding sequence ATGGCAGTAAACGAAAACGCCGAGCTAGAAGAACTTATTCGCAGCGCCGGCGGCGCCGAACCTACGGCGGAAGACGAGGATGGCGGCCTTGATATTGCAACCCTACTACTGGTAGCCCGCCGCAGTCTGCTCTGGATTATTCTGCTTATCGCCCTGGGACTATCGGCCTCCTGGCTGATGCTGCGCTACACCAAGCCGGTGTTCAAGTCGTCGTCGCTGCTCAAGATTGACGAGAAAACCGAGGCCGGCGCGCTGGGCCTCGACGGCCCATTGGCCCAGGCGGTGGGCTCCAGCAGCCTCAACAAGCTCTCGGGCGAAGTAGAGCTCATCAAGTCCAACATCATCTACCAGCGGCTCAAAGACTCGCTGGAGCTCAACGTAAACTACTACGTGGAGGGCACCGTGCTGGAAAACGAGCTGTATGGCGTGTCGCCCTTCAAGGTGGCCTACATCATCAAGGACCCGAACTTCTACAACTCCAAGTTCAACCTCAACTTCACCGGCCCGCAGCAGTTCCGCCTCTCGTACATGTACCAGGGTCAGGAGAAAACCGGCGACTATACCATCGGTCAGCCCGTGGTGGTTCCCGGCCTGGAACTGCGGATTACGACCACCGACCTCATGAACCAGGAGGCCCGGGACAAGAATTACCACTTCGTTATTAACGACGACGGGGCGGTGAATGCTTACCTGAACACCAACCTGAGCGTGGACATCGTCAACCCCGACGCCAACACGATTCAGATTTCCTTCACTGACTTCAACCCGGCCAAAGCCCGCGACATCGTCAACAAGATTGACACGGTGTACTTGCAGGAGAAGCTGGCCAAAAAGCAGGAAGCCACGGCCCAGACGCTGCAGTTTCTGGAGAAAACCCTGGCCGAAAACCAGCAGAAGCTGCAAGGGGCCGAAGCCAACCTGCAGGCCTTCGTGCAGCAGAACAAGACCTACGACGTGAAAGGCGAGGTGTCGGTTATTACCGATAAGCTGGCCAAGCAGGAAGAAGAACGGCTGGAGCTGGAGGAAAAAGCCCGCTTGCTGGGCGAAATCACCAACCTGGTGGAGCAGGGCCGCCTGACCGAGTCGGAAGACGCTACCCTGGAGCAGAGTATTCCCGGCATCAGCGCCATTGAGGACAACCAGCTGACCAGCCAGCTTACCGAGCTCAACAGCCTGCAGTGGAACCTGCGCCGCCTGCTGCGCTCCTACAACGAGACGACCGAGGCTGTGAAGCAGCAGCAAGCCGCGCTGGCCTACGTGAAAAACAACATCCGGCGCCTGCTCCAGCAAAACCGCCGCCTGCTCCAGGCCCAGATCCGGACCATGAACCAGCAGCGCGACCAGCTGAACGCCGAGCTGCAAACCCTGCCCCAGAAGGAAACCGAGCTGGCCCGTCTCAAGCGGCCGTTTGAGCTCTACGAGAAGTCGTACCTGATGCTGATGGACAAGAAAGTCGAGTTCAGCATCGCCAAGGCCGGCACCACGCCCGACTTCCAGATTTTGTCGCCGGCCAGCATGCCGGGCGCGCCCATTTCGCCGGTGCGCATGATGATTTACGCCATTGGTCTGGCGGGCGGTATTGCCCTGGGCCTGGCCCTGGTGGCCGTGCGTTACTTCATGCACAACACCGTGACCAACGTGCGGGAGCTGGAACGCTCGACGTCGGCCTCGGTGCTGGGCGTGATTCCGACCTACGACAAGGAGAAGATGACCGTCTCGAAGCTGGTGGTCGACAAAAACCCCAAATCGGCCATTTCCGAGTCCATCCGCTCGATTCGAACCAACCTGGACTTCATCAGCTCGGCCAAGAAAAAGCGGCTGATTTCGGTGACGTCCACGATTTCCGGCGAGGGCAAAACCTTCGTGACGGTCAACCTGGGCGGCATCATTGCCTTGTCGGAGCAGCGCGTGGTGATTCTGGACCTGGACATGCGCAAGCCCAAGGTGAACCTGGCCTTCGGGGCCGAGAACGTGAAGGGCATCAGCACCATCCTGATTGAGAAGCACACGATTCTGGAGTGCGTGCAGCACACCAATATTCCGACGCTGGACTTCATTTCGGCCGGCCCCACGCCGCCCAACCCCTCGGAGCTGATTCTGAGCTCGAAGTTCGACGAGATGCTGCAGGAGCTCTACCAGCACTACGACGTGATTCTGATTGACACGCCGCCGGTGGGCCTCGTGACGGATGGCATCCTGATCATGCGCAAAGCCGATATTCCGATTTATATCGTGCGAGCCAACTACTCGAAGAAAACCTTCCTGAAGAACATCAACAAGCTGATTCGGGCCAACAACTTCACCCGCCTCTGCGCCATCCTGAACGACTCGACGGCCAGCGGCCTGTACGGCTACGGGTATGGCTATGGCTACGGCTACGGCTATGGCTACGGGCAGGGCTACTACGAAGAAACCCGGCCCGTGACGGGCGTACTAACCCGCCTGCGCAAGCGTTTCCTGTAA
- a CDS encoding tyrosine-protein phosphatase gives MASFFQKLFGGSSASAAAAVSLGSLEVDMHSHLLPGLDDGAETVEQSVELLRAMRELGYRKLIMTPHIMGDFFKNTPAGIQAALHRLREAAAAAGLNDVELECAAEYYLDEWFQQKLDSKEPLLSFGGDKKYLLFETSYINEPFNFAETVFNLKSAGYQPVLAHPERYTYFYGRFAELEKVRENGVLLQVNLNSLAGYYSAGAKRVAEKLIDAGLVDLLGSDAHNLKHTDTLRNKVLPTPYLKKALALPLLNSSL, from the coding sequence ATGGCGTCTTTCTTCCAGAAGCTTTTTGGCGGCTCGTCGGCTTCGGCTGCCGCGGCCGTGTCCTTGGGTAGCCTGGAGGTGGACATGCACTCCCACCTGCTGCCCGGCCTCGACGACGGCGCCGAAACCGTGGAGCAGTCGGTGGAGTTGCTGCGGGCCATGCGCGAGCTGGGCTACCGCAAGCTCATCATGACGCCCCACATCATGGGCGACTTTTTCAAGAACACGCCCGCCGGTATTCAGGCCGCGCTGCACCGGCTGCGCGAGGCCGCCGCCGCCGCCGGCCTCAACGACGTGGAGCTGGAGTGCGCCGCCGAGTACTACCTAGACGAGTGGTTTCAGCAGAAGCTCGACAGCAAGGAGCCGCTGCTCAGCTTCGGCGGCGACAAAAAGTATCTGCTTTTCGAAACGTCCTACATCAACGAGCCCTTCAACTTCGCCGAAACGGTGTTTAACCTCAAGTCGGCGGGCTACCAGCCGGTGCTGGCCCACCCGGAGCGCTACACCTACTTCTACGGCCGGTTTGCGGAGCTGGAAAAAGTGCGGGAAAACGGCGTACTGCTCCAGGTAAACCTCAACTCGTTGGCCGGCTACTACTCGGCCGGGGCCAAGCGCGTGGCCGAAAAGCTGATTGATGCCGGCCTGGTCGACTTGCTGGGCTCTGATGCCCACAACCTGAAGCACACCGACACGCTCCGCAACAAGGTACTGCCCACGCCCTACCTGAAAAAGGCCCTGGCGCTGCCCCTGCTCAACAGCTCCTTGTAA
- a CDS encoding NAD-dependent epimerase/dehydratase family protein: MIFVTGGSGLIGSFLIPALVAQGHAVRALYRRQIPAIDSAARVEWVEGDVLDGLALRQALEGVTHVFHCAGLVSYAPQDEAALQQTNVEGTANVVDACLDRPGIRLCHVSSVAALGSHAAAADLPAGAPQLVTEDAKWDLGAEHNAYATSKYLGELEVWRGVAEGLSAVMVNPSVVLGPADWERSSTRLFRYAYNEHAFYTPGNINFVDVRDVVDAMLHLTLRTAVSGERFILSGGAVPLHDFLAQAAACFGKKAPSVAVPDWAAEVIWRAEHVRSLLTGARPLITKDTARAGRKSVEYQSQKVQQVTGRGFRPLAETIEWCCRNVKQNSLGSGAVVVY, from the coding sequence ATGATTTTTGTCACTGGTGGCAGCGGCCTGATCGGCAGCTTTCTGATTCCGGCACTGGTGGCGCAAGGCCACGCGGTGCGCGCCCTCTACCGGCGGCAGATTCCGGCCATTGACAGCGCAGCCCGGGTAGAATGGGTGGAAGGCGACGTGCTGGACGGGCTGGCGCTGCGCCAGGCGCTGGAAGGCGTCACGCACGTGTTTCACTGCGCCGGCCTCGTGTCGTACGCGCCCCAGGACGAAGCGGCCCTGCAACAAACCAACGTGGAAGGCACCGCCAACGTGGTCGACGCCTGCCTCGACCGGCCGGGCATCCGGCTGTGCCACGTCTCGTCGGTGGCGGCCCTGGGCAGCCACGCCGCCGCCGCCGACCTGCCGGCGGGTGCCCCGCAACTGGTCACGGAAGACGCCAAGTGGGATTTGGGTGCCGAGCACAACGCCTACGCTACCTCCAAGTACCTGGGCGAGCTGGAAGTGTGGCGCGGGGTGGCCGAAGGGCTGTCCGCCGTGATGGTGAACCCCTCGGTGGTGCTGGGCCCGGCCGACTGGGAGCGGAGCAGCACCCGGCTGTTTCGCTACGCCTACAACGAGCACGCCTTTTATACCCCCGGAAACATTAATTTTGTGGACGTGCGCGACGTCGTCGACGCCATGCTGCACCTCACGCTGCGGACGGCCGTTTCGGGGGAGCGGTTTATTTTGAGCGGGGGCGCGGTGCCCCTGCACGATTTTCTGGCCCAGGCGGCGGCTTGTTTCGGCAAAAAAGCGCCGTCGGTGGCCGTGCCCGACTGGGCCGCCGAGGTGATCTGGCGCGCCGAGCACGTCCGCTCCCTGCTGACCGGGGCCCGGCCGCTGATTACCAAGGATACGGCGCGGGCGGGGCGGAAGTCGGTGGAATATCAGAGCCAAAAGGTGCAGCAGGTCACCGGGCGCGGCTTTCGGCCCCTGGCCGAGACAATAGAGTGGTGCTGCCGGAATGTAAAGCAGAACTCCCTTGGCTCCGGTGCGGTTGTTGTATATTAG